The proteins below are encoded in one region of Amycolatopsis acidiphila:
- the pcaG gene encoding protocatechuate 3,4-dioxygenase subunit alpha encodes MTIPSQTVGPFLSIGLPWEDGPTVVSEGTPGAVWIRGTVTDGARDTVPDALVETWQADPDGRFDHPDDPRGRVEGFRGFGRCPTEPDGTYAILTLLPGAVPGTDGRTQAPHIDVSVFARGMLNRVVTRIYFPDNAEANAADEVLSSVPEERRHTLIAEKTEDGYRFDVRLQGEGETVFFDV; translated from the coding sequence GTCGGTCCGTTCCTGTCGATCGGCCTGCCCTGGGAGGACGGGCCGACCGTCGTGTCCGAGGGCACCCCCGGCGCCGTCTGGATCCGCGGCACGGTCACCGACGGTGCTCGCGACACAGTGCCGGACGCGCTCGTCGAGACCTGGCAGGCGGACCCGGACGGCCGCTTCGACCATCCCGACGACCCGCGCGGCCGCGTCGAGGGCTTCCGCGGCTTCGGCCGCTGTCCGACCGAGCCCGACGGCACCTACGCCATCCTCACCCTCCTGCCGGGCGCGGTGCCCGGCACCGATGGCCGGACGCAGGCGCCGCACATCGACGTCTCGGTGTTCGCGCGCGGCATGCTCAACCGGGTCGTCACGCGGATCTACTTCCCCGACAACGCCGAGGCGAACGCCGCCGACGAGGTGCTGTCGTCGGTCCCCGAGGAGCGGCGGCACACGCTGATCGCGGAGAAGACCGAAGACGGCTACCGCTTCGACGTGCGCCTGCAGGGTGAAGGCGAGACAGTATTCTTCGATGTCTGA